A single genomic interval of Comamonas sp. 26 harbors:
- a CDS encoding nitroreductase family protein — MSTTRTSTAPVQPQFLERMSPRAFVAEPLSTAQMEQMAEAARWAPSASNKQPWHFAYSLRGDANWQAFSQLPNEFNRRWCLNAGALIVLLSDKQASAKHSFDAGCAWGYLALQAHSMGLATHAMGGFSADEARTVLGLPEHLVPEIVIAVGRRADASTLPDDLREREVPSQRKPLAELLSAGAVPAAA; from the coding sequence ATGAGCACCACACGTACAAGCACCGCCCCCGTCCAGCCCCAGTTTCTGGAGCGCATGTCGCCCCGCGCCTTTGTGGCTGAGCCGCTGAGCACCGCACAGATGGAGCAAATGGCAGAAGCCGCCCGCTGGGCTCCTTCAGCCAGCAACAAGCAGCCCTGGCACTTTGCCTACTCCCTGCGCGGCGATGCCAACTGGCAGGCTTTCTCGCAGCTGCCCAATGAATTCAACCGCCGCTGGTGCCTGAATGCCGGCGCGCTGATTGTGCTGCTGTCGGACAAGCAGGCATCCGCCAAGCACAGCTTTGATGCGGGCTGCGCCTGGGGCTATCTGGCGCTGCAGGCCCACTCCATGGGCCTTGCCACACATGCCATGGGCGGCTTCTCTGCCGATGAAGCCCGCACGGTGCTGGGCCTGCCCGAACATCTGGTGCCCGAGATCGTGATTGCCGTTGGTCGCCGTGCCGATGCCTCCACCCTGCCCGACGATCTGCGCGAGCGTGAAGTACCCTCACAGCGCAAGCCACTGGCCGAGTTGCTGAGCGCCGGGGCCGTGCCCGCAGCCGCCTGA
- a CDS encoding HPP family protein, which translates to MPLIQTLWQRLGPVASRASWKELIRSCIGAGLGLALAGMLVGMVDHFLPHALFLFAPLGATAVLVFAVPSSPLAQPWNCVVGNTVPALYSLLLLWAFPTLSQTSMAALAVGGAIAIMLAMRALHPPGGAVALLTVLSAEQLLPMGWYLLVPMAALSAVLVAVGVLYHRACGRPYLHQPPQIAKAQRPATQLALSEQDLEQLLQRFDQSNNLSPEDLGVMLAAAEEDAIKRRMSAVSCGEVMSAKLVSVSPQTPLEEIAELFHRHLVKCLPVVDAQGELIGRVLRADLFDWLWQGHRARQQQNLWQRLRAKPSKEQSVAQDLMRAPEMSVQEATPLGDLLQELASHTVQFIAVLRGKTLVGVITRSDVIRTLLSLNH; encoded by the coding sequence ATGCCCCTCATTCAAACACTGTGGCAACGCCTGGGCCCTGTGGCCTCCCGCGCATCGTGGAAGGAGTTGATTCGCTCCTGCATAGGCGCGGGTCTGGGGCTGGCTCTGGCCGGCATGCTGGTGGGCATGGTCGATCACTTCCTGCCCCATGCCCTCTTTCTGTTCGCACCACTGGGTGCGACTGCGGTGCTGGTGTTTGCCGTGCCAAGCAGCCCGTTGGCCCAGCCGTGGAACTGCGTGGTCGGCAACACCGTGCCGGCGCTCTATTCTTTGCTGCTGCTCTGGGCATTTCCCACACTCTCCCAGACCTCAATGGCTGCACTGGCCGTGGGGGGGGCCATAGCCATCATGCTGGCCATGCGTGCGCTGCACCCGCCGGGCGGTGCCGTGGCCTTGCTGACGGTGCTTTCTGCCGAGCAATTGCTGCCTATGGGCTGGTATCTGCTGGTGCCCATGGCCGCACTCTCGGCGGTGCTGGTCGCGGTGGGTGTGCTCTACCACCGCGCCTGCGGCCGCCCTTATCTGCACCAGCCGCCCCAGATCGCCAAGGCCCAGCGCCCAGCCACGCAACTGGCGCTGAGCGAGCAGGACCTGGAGCAGCTACTGCAGCGCTTTGACCAGAGCAACAACCTCTCGCCCGAAGATCTGGGCGTGATGCTGGCTGCTGCCGAAGAAGATGCCATCAAGCGCCGCATGAGCGCCGTGAGCTGTGGCGAGGTCATGTCTGCCAAGCTTGTGAGCGTGAGCCCGCAAACCCCGCTGGAAGAGATAGCCGAGCTGTTTCACCGCCACCTCGTCAAGTGCCTGCCCGTGGTCGATGCACAGGGCGAGCTGATTGGCCGCGTTCTGCGTGCCGACCTGTTTGACTGGTTGTGGCAAGGCCACCGCGCGCGGCAGCAGCAAAACCTGTGGCAACGTCTGCGTGCCAAGCCATCGAAAGAGCAATCCGTGGCACAGGATTTGATGCGCGCCCCCGAGATGAGCGTGCAGGAAGCCACTCCCTTGGGCGATTTGCTGCAAGAGCTGGCATCGCACACCGTGCAGTTCATTGCAGTGCTGCGGGGCAAGACGCTGGTGGGCGTCATCACCCGCTCTGACGTCATTCGCACCCTGCTCTCGCTAAATCATTAG
- a CDS encoding alpha/beta hydrolase, whose translation MFSKLLKPLLWLLALCVAVYVCICSYMFAQQRSMIFLGGDTRVAVESTNFSLQRGDVLLRGWQWHPQGGKARNAVIYFGGNAENIAHRREQLARSLPHSDIYMLAYRGYGASEGQPTQELMELDAAALFDEVRRLHPQEPITVIGRSLGTGVAAAVADLRQPDKLVLVTPFDSILNTVRGMYGWLPVELLLRDPFDSAAHLKDYHGPILVLRAGRDQVVEPARTDALLQQLKGKAVQVQAFAQANHSTIFRAAGFWTAIENFVGSAS comes from the coding sequence ATGTTCTCCAAGCTGCTCAAGCCCCTGCTCTGGCTGCTCGCACTGTGCGTGGCGGTTTATGTCTGTATCTGCAGCTATATGTTTGCGCAGCAGCGCAGCATGATTTTTCTGGGTGGCGATACGCGGGTGGCGGTGGAGAGCACCAATTTCTCGCTGCAGCGCGGCGATGTGCTGCTGCGCGGCTGGCAGTGGCATCCCCAGGGCGGCAAGGCCCGCAATGCAGTGATCTACTTTGGCGGCAATGCCGAGAATATTGCGCACCGGCGGGAGCAGTTGGCGCGCAGTCTGCCGCACAGCGATATCTATATGCTGGCCTATCGGGGCTATGGCGCCAGCGAGGGCCAGCCCACGCAGGAGCTGATGGAGCTGGATGCCGCTGCCCTGTTTGACGAGGTCAGGCGGCTGCACCCGCAAGAACCCATTACCGTCATAGGTCGCAGCCTGGGCACAGGGGTGGCTGCGGCCGTGGCCGATCTGCGCCAGCCCGACAAGCTGGTGTTGGTCACGCCCTTCGACAGCATTTTGAACACGGTGCGCGGCATGTATGGCTGGCTGCCGGTGGAGCTGCTGCTCAGAGATCCATTCGACTCCGCCGCGCATCTGAAAGACTACCACGGCCCGATTCTGGTGCTGCGCGCCGGACGCGATCAGGTGGTGGAGCCCGCGCGTACCGACGCCTTGCTGCAGCAGCTCAAGGGCAAGGCGGTGCAGGTGCAGGCCTTTGCGCAGGCCAATCACTCCACCATCTTCCGCGCGGCAGGCTTCTGGACGGCCATTGAGAACTTTGTCGGCAGCGCAAGCTGA
- the serA gene encoding phosphoglycerate dehydrogenase has protein sequence MGKTSLDKSKIKFLLLEGIHPSALKVLHDAGYTNIEALTGALEGEELKAKIADVHFVGIRSRTQLTADVFAAAHKLVAAGCFCIGTNQVDLGAARERGVVVFNAPYSNTRSVAELVLAEAILLLRGIPEKNAVAHRGGWKKSADNSFEVRGKTLGIVGYGSIGTQLSVLAEGLGMKVIFHDVVTKLPLGNASQSSGLNDLLARADIVTLHVPELASTNGMMGAAQIAAMKPGSILINASRGTVVDIDALAEALKSGKLLGAAIDVFPVEPKSNKDEFLSALRGMDNVILTPHIGGSTMEAQANIGLEVAEKLVKYSDNGTTTSAVNFPEVALPEHPGNNRILHVHENRPGILSAINQVFADNGINIAGQYLRTDEKVGYVVIDIDAKSSALALEKLSQIAGTIRCRVLF, from the coding sequence ATGGGCAAGACATCGCTGGATAAATCGAAGATCAAGTTTCTGTTGCTCGAGGGAATTCACCCTTCCGCACTCAAAGTACTGCACGACGCGGGCTACACCAATATCGAAGCGCTGACCGGCGCGCTGGAGGGTGAGGAGCTGAAGGCCAAGATTGCCGATGTGCACTTTGTCGGCATCCGCTCGCGCACCCAGCTCACGGCCGATGTGTTTGCCGCTGCGCACAAGCTGGTGGCTGCCGGGTGTTTCTGCATTGGCACCAATCAGGTCGATCTGGGCGCCGCCCGGGAGCGCGGCGTGGTGGTCTTCAATGCGCCGTATTCCAACACCCGCTCCGTGGCCGAGCTGGTGCTGGCTGAAGCCATCTTGCTGCTGCGTGGCATTCCTGAAAAGAACGCCGTGGCCCACCGCGGTGGCTGGAAGAAGAGTGCCGACAACTCCTTCGAGGTTCGCGGCAAGACGCTGGGCATTGTGGGCTATGGCTCCATTGGCACGCAGCTGTCCGTGCTGGCCGAAGGTCTGGGCATGAAGGTCATCTTCCACGACGTGGTGACCAAGCTGCCACTGGGTAATGCGAGCCAGTCCAGCGGACTCAATGACTTGCTGGCCAGGGCTGATATCGTCACCCTGCATGTGCCCGAGCTGGCATCCACCAACGGCATGATGGGCGCGGCGCAGATTGCAGCCATGAAGCCCGGCAGCATTCTCATCAACGCATCGCGCGGCACGGTGGTGGATATTGATGCGCTGGCTGAGGCGCTGAAATCCGGCAAGCTGCTGGGCGCGGCGATTGATGTCTTCCCCGTCGAGCCCAAGAGCAACAAGGATGAATTCCTGTCTGCGCTGCGCGGCATGGACAACGTCATCCTCACCCCGCATATCGGCGGCTCCACCATGGAGGCCCAGGCCAATATCGGGCTGGAAGTGGCTGAAAAGCTGGTCAAGTACAGCGACAACGGCACAACCACCTCGGCCGTCAACTTCCCCGAAGTGGCGCTGCCCGAGCACCCAGGCAACAACCGCATCTTGCATGTGCACGAGAACCGCCCTGGCATTCTCTCGGCCATCAACCAGGTGTTTGCTGATAACGGCATCAACATCGCCGGTCAGTACCTGCGCACCGACGAGAAGGTGGGCTATGTGGTGATCGATATCGATGCCAAATCGTCCGCGCTGGCGCTGGAAAAGCTCTCGCAGATTGCCGGCACCATCCGCTGCCGCGTGCTGTTCTAA
- the azu gene encoding azurin: MKKILMTLALCAAGALSAPAMAAGCETVVESNDAMQFNVKNIDVPKSCKKFSVTLKHVGKMPKTAMGHNIAISTAADMQGAITDGMAAGAAADYVKAGDARVLAHSKVIGGGETTKMDIDVTKLKAGTDYVFFCTFPGHSALMKGTLKLGS; encoded by the coding sequence ATGAAGAAGATTCTGATGACCCTGGCCCTGTGTGCTGCTGGCGCTCTGAGCGCGCCCGCCATGGCGGCAGGCTGCGAAACCGTTGTGGAAAGCAACGATGCCATGCAGTTCAACGTCAAGAACATTGATGTGCCCAAGTCCTGCAAGAAATTCAGCGTGACGCTCAAGCATGTGGGCAAGATGCCCAAGACGGCCATGGGCCACAACATCGCTATCAGCACAGCGGCTGACATGCAAGGCGCCATCACCGACGGCATGGCCGCTGGTGCAGCTGCTGACTACGTGAAGGCTGGCGATGCTCGCGTACTGGCCCACTCCAAGGTCATCGGCGGCGGCGAAACCACCAAGATGGACATCGACGTGACCAAGCTCAAGGCTGGCACCGACTATGTCTTCTTCTGCACCTTCCCAGGCCACTCGGCTCTGATGAAGGGCACGCTCAAGCTGGGTTCCTGA
- the pyrE gene encoding orotate phosphoribosyltransferase, with amino-acid sequence MVVDKQPLDGADRLAQDFVQFAVDSGVLRLGEFKTKAGRLSPYFFNAGLFDDGAKMALLSEFYAKAILASGMEFDMVFGPAYKGIPLAATVAVELARQGKNVPFAYNRKEAKDHGEGGTLVGAPLKGRVLIIDDVMSAGTAARESIAIIKAAGAEPHAVAIALDRQEMATENGQDVAHSAVQYVRNQLGMQVCAIAKLADLLLYLEQQSSGAGGEHHERVLAYRQRYGVEDKE; translated from the coding sequence ATGGTGGTAGATAAGCAGCCATTGGACGGTGCAGACCGTCTGGCGCAGGATTTTGTGCAGTTTGCCGTTGATTCGGGCGTGCTGCGTTTGGGTGAGTTCAAGACCAAGGCCGGGCGTCTGAGCCCGTACTTCTTCAATGCAGGCCTGTTCGACGATGGGGCCAAGATGGCTCTTCTGTCTGAATTCTATGCAAAAGCCATTTTGGCCAGCGGCATGGAGTTTGATATGGTCTTTGGCCCCGCCTACAAGGGCATTCCTCTGGCTGCAACCGTGGCGGTGGAGCTGGCGCGCCAGGGCAAGAACGTGCCTTTCGCTTACAACCGCAAGGAAGCCAAGGACCACGGCGAAGGCGGAACGCTGGTCGGCGCTCCCCTCAAAGGTCGTGTGCTGATCATTGATGATGTGATGTCGGCTGGCACGGCCGCGCGCGAGTCCATTGCTATCATCAAGGCCGCTGGTGCTGAACCCCATGCCGTAGCGATTGCTCTGGACCGCCAGGAAATGGCGACCGAGAACGGTCAGGACGTGGCCCACAGCGCGGTGCAATATGTGCGCAACCAGCTGGGTATGCAGGTTTGTGCGATTGCCAAGCTGGCAGACTTGTTGCTTTATCTTGAGCAGCAAAGCAGCGGAGCCGGTGGTGAGCATCACGAACGCGTGCTGGCCTATCGCCAGCGTTACGGTGTAGAAGACAAGGAATAA
- the pntB gene encoding Re/Si-specific NAD(P)(+) transhydrogenase subunit beta yields MSQSLATVAYLGAAILFILSLGGLSNPETSRRGNLFGMIGMGLAVLATIFGPRVGPNGMAWIVGALVVGGGIGLYAAKVVKMTQMPELVALMHSLVGLAACLVGFASYVDTSIQLSGAEKAIHEVEIYVGILIGAVTFSGSLIAFGKLNGKIGGKPLLLPGRHWMNLLALLVVIWFGREFVRAETIAEGMLPLIVMTVIALLFGVHMVMAIGGADMPVVVSMLNSYSGWAAAATGFMLGNDLLIVTGALVGSSGAILSYIMCQAMNRNFISVIAGGFGSGAPAKKGGAAAAEPQGEVTPVSAQETAEMLRDAKSVIIVPGYGMAVAQAQHTVNEITKTLRGQGVNVRFAIHPVAGRMPGHMNVLLAEAKVPYDIVMEMDEINDDFPETDVAIVIGANDIVNPAAQDDPSSPIAGMPVLEVWKAKQSIVMKRSMASGYAGVDNPLFYKENNRMLFGDAKKMLDEVLVALKS; encoded by the coding sequence ATGTCCCAAAGTCTCGCAACGGTGGCCTACCTGGGCGCCGCTATTTTGTTCATCCTGAGTCTGGGTGGGCTGTCCAATCCCGAAACCTCGCGCCGTGGCAACCTGTTCGGCATGATCGGCATGGGCCTGGCCGTGCTGGCCACCATCTTTGGCCCTCGCGTCGGCCCCAACGGCATGGCGTGGATTGTGGGTGCGCTGGTCGTCGGCGGCGGCATTGGTCTGTACGCAGCCAAGGTCGTCAAGATGACCCAGATGCCCGAGCTGGTCGCGCTGATGCACAGCCTGGTCGGTCTGGCCGCCTGCCTGGTCGGTTTTGCCAGCTATGTCGATACATCCATCCAGCTGAGCGGTGCAGAAAAAGCCATTCACGAGGTGGAAATCTACGTCGGCATTCTGATTGGTGCCGTCACTTTCTCTGGCTCGCTGATTGCCTTTGGCAAGCTCAACGGCAAGATCGGCGGCAAGCCCCTGCTGCTGCCAGGTCGCCACTGGATGAATCTGCTGGCGCTGCTGGTGGTGATCTGGTTTGGCCGTGAGTTTGTGCGCGCTGAAACCATTGCCGAGGGCATGCTGCCCTTGATCGTGATGACGGTGATCGCTCTGCTGTTTGGCGTGCACATGGTCATGGCCATTGGCGGTGCCGACATGCCCGTGGTGGTGTCCATGCTCAACAGCTATTCGGGCTGGGCCGCAGCGGCTACCGGCTTCATGCTGGGCAACGACTTGCTGATCGTGACGGGCGCGCTGGTGGGCTCCTCGGGGGCCATCCTGAGCTACATCATGTGCCAGGCCATGAACCGCAACTTCATCAGCGTGATTGCCGGGGGCTTTGGCTCTGGGGCACCCGCCAAGAAGGGCGGTGCCGCTGCGGCTGAACCTCAAGGCGAAGTGACGCCCGTGAGCGCACAAGAAACCGCCGAGATGCTGCGCGACGCCAAGAGCGTCATCATCGTTCCCGGCTACGGCATGGCGGTGGCGCAGGCCCAGCACACCGTCAACGAAATCACCAAGACGCTGCGCGGTCAGGGCGTGAATGTGCGCTTTGCCATTCACCCCGTGGCGGGCCGCATGCCCGGCCACATGAACGTGCTGCTGGCCGAAGCCAAGGTGCCTTATGACATCGTGATGGAGATGGACGAGATCAACGATGACTTCCCCGAGACGGATGTCGCCATCGTCATCGGCGCGAACGACATCGTGAACCCCGCTGCCCAGGACGACCCCAGCAGCCCCATCGCGGGCATGCCGGTGCTGGAAGTGTGGAAGGCCAAGCAGTCCATCGTGATGAAGCGTTCCATGGCATCGGGCTACGCCGGTGTGGACAATCCGCTGTTCTACAAAGAGAACAACCGCATGCTGTTTGGCGATGCGAAGAAGATGCTGGATGAAGTGCTGGTCGCACTGAAGAGCTAA
- a CDS encoding Lrp/AsnC family transcriptional regulator: MNSLDRKILAALENDGRLTVTELAEQVGLSLSPCHRRVRALEETGVIRGYRAELAPAALGLDFSSLVFVTLKDSKSVPAFEEAVAQLPSVIQAQRLFGDPDYLLQVVVRDLPAYQRLYDERLTRLPGVLRMTSTLVMKHVVINRPLTSAME; the protein is encoded by the coding sequence GTGAACTCGCTGGATCGAAAAATTCTTGCTGCGCTGGAAAATGATGGACGCCTTACGGTGACCGAACTGGCCGAGCAGGTGGGGCTGAGCCTGTCGCCCTGCCACCGCCGCGTGCGGGCGCTGGAGGAGACGGGCGTCATCCGTGGCTACCGGGCCGAGCTGGCCCCGGCGGCGCTGGGGCTGGATTTTTCGTCGCTGGTGTTTGTCACGCTCAAGGACAGCAAGTCCGTGCCTGCCTTTGAGGAAGCCGTGGCCCAGCTGCCCAGCGTGATTCAGGCCCAGCGCCTATTTGGTGACCCGGACTATTTGCTGCAGGTGGTGGTGCGCGATCTGCCCGCCTACCAGCGGCTGTACGACGAGCGCCTGACCCGCCTGCCCGGCGTGTTGCGCATGACGTCCACGCTGGTGATGAAGCATGTGGTGATCAACCGCCCGCTGACTTCGGCTATGGAATAA
- a CDS encoding DUF4124 domain-containing protein, whose protein sequence is MKQALHAKLGLYVVATVWVGAMPAYAQAPANTGGIYACTDANGRRITADRPIASCVDREQRVLGNTGVELRRVAPTLTEQERNALDAKRRQEQAEQARMREERSRDRAILARYPNQAAHDAARAEAAGQVDDVIGVAQQRQVELKERRRKLNTELEFYQNDPKKAPASLRRQLDDNTETQADQQRFIKQQDEEKQRINQRFDAELQQLRKLWSEQQPPVAPRSH, encoded by the coding sequence ATGAAGCAGGCGTTACATGCAAAACTGGGTTTGTATGTGGTAGCTACCGTCTGGGTCGGGGCTATGCCCGCTTACGCCCAGGCGCCAGCCAATACTGGCGGTATCTACGCCTGCACGGATGCCAACGGGCGGCGCATTACTGCCGACAGGCCCATTGCCTCCTGCGTTGACCGTGAGCAGCGTGTGCTTGGCAACACCGGCGTTGAACTGCGCCGTGTCGCTCCTACGCTGACTGAGCAGGAGCGCAATGCGCTAGACGCCAAGCGCCGCCAGGAGCAGGCGGAGCAGGCGCGCATGCGTGAAGAACGCTCGCGTGATCGCGCCATACTGGCTCGCTACCCCAATCAGGCCGCACATGATGCCGCCAGAGCAGAGGCCGCAGGCCAGGTCGATGATGTGATTGGCGTGGCCCAGCAGCGTCAGGTCGAGCTGAAAGAGCGCCGCCGCAAGCTCAATACCGAGCTGGAGTTCTACCAGAATGACCCCAAGAAGGCCCCTGCCAGCCTGCGTCGCCAGCTGGATGACAACACCGAAACGCAGGCAGATCAGCAGCGCTTCATCAAGCAGCAGGATGAAGAAAAGCAGCGCATCAACCAGCGCTTTGATGCCGAGCTGCAGCAGCTGCGCAAGCTATGGAGCGAGCAGCAGCCTCCGGTAGCTCCGCGCTCGCACTGA
- a CDS encoding LysE family translocator gives MSFAALTAFWAVSLLLVLTPGADWAYAISAGLRGRRLVLPAVIGLACGALLATLAVAAGVGALVAQSPALLTALTATGALYLAWMGIGLWRSPAVISHASDAQPQARWRWTVKGASVSGLNPKQLLLLLALLPQFVRPDDSWPVSAQIMALGALHAASCAVVYFGVGWGSQRVLRTRPSAALLVSRISGALMLGLATLLLVEIALH, from the coding sequence GTGTCGTTCGCCGCTTTGACTGCATTCTGGGCCGTCTCCTTGCTTCTGGTTCTCACCCCCGGTGCGGACTGGGCTTACGCGATTTCAGCGGGCCTGCGCGGGCGTCGCCTGGTGCTGCCTGCCGTCATAGGCTTAGCCTGCGGCGCACTGCTGGCGACCTTGGCGGTCGCCGCCGGTGTGGGCGCGCTGGTGGCGCAGAGCCCTGCCCTGCTGACGGCACTGACGGCGACCGGGGCGCTGTATCTGGCCTGGATGGGCATAGGCCTGTGGCGCAGCCCCGCCGTCATCAGCCACGCCAGCGACGCGCAGCCACAAGCGCGTTGGCGCTGGACGGTGAAAGGTGCCAGCGTCAGCGGGCTCAACCCCAAACAGCTGTTGCTCCTGCTGGCCCTGCTGCCGCAGTTTGTGCGGCCAGATGACAGCTGGCCGGTGTCAGCGCAAATCATGGCGCTGGGCGCTTTGCATGCAGCCAGTTGCGCCGTGGTGTACTTTGGCGTGGGATGGGGATCGCAAAGGGTGCTGCGCACAAGGCCATCTGCCGCTTTGCTGGTGTCGCGCATCTCGGGCGCGCTGATGCTGGGCCTTGCCACGCTGCTGCTGGTCGAAATAGCACTGCATTGA
- a CDS encoding Re/Si-specific NAD(P)(+) transhydrogenase subunit alpha — MSTPANQSTSAQRIGIPRETFPLEKRVATVPEVVEKLIKLGFSVSVESGAGDAANFSDDAYRAAGAEVLPTAAAVWAAADIIFKVRPPTTEEVALMREGQILLDFIWPAQNPDLMQQLAAKKVTVLAIDSLPRTLSRAQKMDALTSMAGVSGYRAVIEAANAFGRYFNGQITAAGKVPPAKVFIAGAGVAGLSAIGTAANLGAIVRANDTRAEVADQVISLGGEFVKVDYEEDGAGGGGYAKVMSEGFQAAQRAMYAQQAKDVDIIITTALIPGKPAPKLITAEMVQSMKPGSVIVDMAAEQGGNCELTVPDHAVVRHGVTIIGYTDLASRLAKQSSTLYANNLLRLTEELCKAKNGVAVVNMEDDAIRGLTVVKNGEITWPAPPLAQAPKPAAKPAEAPVVQKKGGHGHGSSGPLPAKTLVIIFAVAAAVFWLIGAYAPAAFLGHFTVFVLACFIGYMVVWNVTPALHTPLMSVTNAISSIIAIGALVQIAPPDTAGTGRPDELIRWLAFAAVVLTAVNMFGGFAVTRRMLAMFQK; from the coding sequence ATGTCTACCCCTGCCAACCAGTCGACCAGCGCCCAGCGCATCGGCATCCCACGGGAAACCTTCCCGCTGGAAAAGCGCGTGGCCACCGTGCCCGAAGTGGTCGAAAAACTCATCAAGCTGGGTTTTTCGGTCTCGGTCGAATCCGGTGCTGGCGATGCGGCCAATTTCAGCGATGACGCTTACCGCGCAGCTGGCGCGGAAGTGTTGCCTACCGCCGCCGCTGTCTGGGCCGCTGCCGACATCATCTTCAAGGTGCGTCCGCCCACCACGGAAGAAGTGGCGCTGATGCGCGAAGGCCAGATTCTGCTGGACTTCATCTGGCCCGCCCAGAACCCCGATCTGATGCAGCAGCTAGCCGCCAAAAAGGTCACGGTGCTGGCGATTGATTCGCTGCCCCGTACCTTGTCGCGTGCCCAGAAGATGGATGCGCTGACATCCATGGCCGGTGTCTCGGGCTACCGAGCCGTGATTGAAGCCGCCAACGCGTTTGGCCGCTACTTCAACGGCCAGATCACGGCTGCGGGCAAGGTGCCCCCGGCCAAGGTGTTTATTGCTGGCGCTGGCGTGGCTGGTTTGTCGGCGATTGGCACGGCAGCTAATTTGGGCGCCATCGTGCGCGCCAACGACACGCGGGCTGAAGTGGCCGATCAGGTCATCTCGCTGGGCGGCGAGTTCGTCAAGGTCGATTACGAAGAAGATGGCGCGGGCGGCGGCGGTTACGCCAAGGTGATGAGCGAAGGCTTTCAGGCCGCGCAGCGCGCCATGTACGCGCAGCAGGCCAAGGATGTGGACATCATCATCACCACGGCCCTGATTCCCGGCAAGCCCGCGCCCAAGCTGATTACGGCCGAGATGGTGCAGAGCATGAAACCCGGCAGCGTGATCGTGGACATGGCTGCCGAGCAAGGCGGTAACTGCGAGCTGACCGTGCCTGACCATGCGGTGGTGCGCCATGGCGTCACCATCATCGGCTACACCGACCTCGCGTCGCGCCTGGCCAAGCAATCGTCCACGCTGTACGCCAACAATCTGCTGCGCCTGACCGAAGAGCTGTGCAAGGCCAAGAACGGTGTGGCCGTGGTCAACATGGAAGACGACGCGATTCGCGGCCTCACGGTGGTGAAGAACGGTGAAATCACCTGGCCAGCTCCCCCGCTGGCGCAAGCGCCAAAGCCTGCCGCCAAGCCCGCTGAAGCGCCGGTGGTGCAGAAAAAAGGCGGCCACGGTCATGGCTCCAGCGGCCCGTTGCCTGCCAAGACGCTGGTCATCATCTTTGCGGTGGCGGCTGCGGTCTTCTGGTTGATTGGGGCTTATGCGCCAGCGGCCTTCCTGGGGCATTTCACCGTCTTCGTGCTGGCCTGCTTCATCGGCTATATGGTGGTGTGGAACGTGACGCCTGCGCTGCACACGCCGCTGATGAGTGTGACCAACGCCATCTCCAGCATCATCGCCATTGGTGCGCTGGTGCAGATTGCGCCGCCGGATACGGCAGGCACAGGCCGCCCTGATGAGCTGATCCGCTGGCTGGCGTTTGCCGCCGTGGTGCTGACGGCCGTCAACATGTTTGGTGGCTTCGCCGTGACCCGCCGCATGCTGGCCATGTTCCAGAAATAA
- a CDS encoding exodeoxyribonuclease III, with amino-acid sequence MFKLTSLNLNGIRSATTKGVHAWIEATAPDCICVQEIKAQAPDMAGRFEVLAGMKGYFQFAEKKGYSGVGVYTRHEPSDVIVGFDAEEFDAEGRYVEVRFDTPSRKFSIISSYFPSGSSGEERQGAKFRFLAKMHAHLMALKSEREFILCGDINIAHQQADLKNWRGNQKNSGFTPEERAWMTKLLHKTEITGGLIDVYRQLQPDTTDACYTWWSNRGQAYANNVGWRLDYHLATPTTAALARTESIYKGEKFSDHAPITIGYDFAM; translated from the coding sequence TTGTTCAAATTAACCAGCCTCAACCTCAACGGTATCCGCTCTGCAACGACCAAAGGCGTACACGCCTGGATCGAAGCCACTGCGCCGGATTGTATTTGCGTCCAGGAAATCAAGGCCCAGGCCCCGGATATGGCCGGGCGTTTCGAGGTGTTGGCCGGCATGAAGGGCTACTTTCAGTTTGCCGAAAAGAAAGGCTATTCGGGGGTAGGCGTTTACACACGCCATGAGCCCAGCGATGTCATCGTCGGCTTTGATGCCGAAGAGTTCGATGCCGAAGGCCGCTATGTCGAAGTCCGCTTTGACACGCCCAGCCGCAAGTTCTCCATCATCAGCTCTTACTTTCCCAGCGGGAGCTCGGGCGAAGAGCGCCAGGGGGCCAAGTTCCGCTTTCTGGCCAAGATGCACGCCCACCTGATGGCGCTCAAGTCCGAGCGTGAGTTCATTTTGTGCGGCGACATCAACATCGCCCACCAGCAGGCGGACCTGAAAAACTGGCGTGGCAACCAGAAGAACAGCGGCTTTACGCCCGAAGAGCGGGCGTGGATGACAAAGTTGTTGCACAAAACTGAAATTACCGGCGGTCTGATTGACGTGTACCGCCAGTTACAGCCCGACACCACGGACGCCTGCTACACATGGTGGAGCAACCGAGGCCAGGCCTATGCAAACAACGTGGGATGGCGTCTGGACTACCACCTGGCCACACCGACCACCGCCGCGCTGGCGCGTACCGAGTCCATCTACAAGGGTGAGAAATTCTCGGACCACGCGCCCATCACCATCGGCTACGACTTCGCGATGTAA